One segment of Paenibacillus sp. FSL R7-0337 DNA contains the following:
- the mutY gene encoding A/G-specific adenine glycosylase — MTTDEKHIEAQQEAKLFFSRFLLEWYHLQKRDLPWRRHRNPYYIWISEIMLQQTRVDTVIPYFNRFIEQFPTVEALADAPEEEVLKCWEGLGYYSRARNLQHAAKQVKELYGGQVPDDRDAVFGLKGVGPYTAGAILSIAFNRPEPAVDGNVMRVLSRYFLIEDDIAKGPTRVKMEKLAAELIPEGEAGSFNQALMELGALICTPKSPRCLPCPVMEHCAARLAGCEASLPVKTKAKPPRPEERLAALVEGRGEHAGRVLIRQRPASGLLARMWELPHWPAPPAEAGGARGALLPEAAALDRLRRSMSQAGIHARPEGHWMAAEHTFSHIVWTLQVYRCREEAALPLAAEGRAMYGAAQAGRGDSPLGVDAGAAHAERVAAALGIQPAEDAPLALFDSGDAAADAADSGAQRWISREDMKNYAFPNVFLKLLNSYFDEQET, encoded by the coding sequence ATGACAACAGATGAGAAGCACATAGAAGCGCAGCAGGAAGCCAAGTTATTCTTCAGCCGGTTCCTGCTGGAATGGTACCACCTCCAGAAGCGGGACCTGCCGTGGCGGCGCCACCGCAATCCCTATTACATCTGGATCTCGGAGATTATGCTGCAGCAGACCCGGGTAGATACGGTAATTCCTTATTTCAACCGTTTCATTGAGCAGTTTCCAACCGTGGAGGCGCTCGCAGATGCACCGGAGGAAGAGGTGTTGAAGTGCTGGGAGGGGCTTGGCTACTACTCGCGTGCCCGGAATCTCCAGCATGCCGCGAAGCAGGTCAAGGAACTGTACGGAGGGCAGGTACCGGATGACCGCGATGCCGTATTCGGCCTCAAGGGCGTAGGCCCGTATACAGCTGGTGCTATTCTGAGCATCGCGTTCAACCGGCCGGAGCCGGCGGTGGATGGCAATGTGATGCGCGTCTTATCCCGGTATTTCCTGATTGAGGATGACATTGCCAAAGGCCCGACCCGTGTGAAAATGGAAAAGCTCGCCGCCGAGCTCATCCCCGAAGGGGAGGCAGGCAGCTTCAATCAGGCGCTGATGGAGCTTGGTGCGCTCATCTGCACGCCGAAATCACCGCGCTGCCTTCCGTGTCCGGTGATGGAGCACTGCGCCGCGCGGCTGGCGGGCTGCGAGGCTTCGCTGCCCGTCAAGACCAAGGCGAAGCCGCCGCGTCCGGAGGAGCGGCTGGCCGCCCTGGTCGAGGGCCGCGGCGAGCACGCGGGCCGGGTACTGATCCGGCAGCGGCCGGCTAGTGGGCTTTTGGCCCGCATGTGGGAGCTGCCGCACTGGCCTGCGCCGCCTGCTGAGGCTGGCGGCGCGCGCGGTGCGCTGCTGCCGGAAGCGGCAGCGCTGGACCGGCTGCGCCGGTCCATGAGCCAGGCCGGGATTCACGCCCGGCCTGAGGGGCACTGGATGGCTGCGGAGCATACATTCAGCCATATTGTGTGGACCCTGCAGGTGTACCGCTGCAGGGAAGAGGCGGCGCTGCCGCTGGCAGCGGAGGGCCGCGCCATGTATGGGGCGGCGCAAGCGGGGCGCGGCGACAGCCCGCTGGGGGTGGACGCTGGGGCGGCACATGCGGAGCGCGTGGCTGCGGCGCTGGGGATACAGCCAGCGGAAGACGCACCGCTGGCGCTGTTCGACAGCGGGGATGCCGCAGCCGATGCGGCAGACAGCGGAGCGCAGCGCTGGATCAGCCGCGAGGACATGAAGAATTATGCCTTTCCGAATGTGTTCCTCAAGCTGCTGAACAGCTATTTCGATGAGCAAGAGACGTAG
- a CDS encoding LacI family DNA-binding transcriptional regulator, which translates to MKTITIYDIAKEAQVSVATVSRVLNNTAPVKESTREIIMAVIEKHQFQPNALARSLLKKETGTIAMILPDITNPFFPEVFWGAENVAREKHYTFFLCDTAGEHSRESEYLSILREKRVDGIIFLGGRINLDQCPPALSQEVVELSKHVPIVLVNGNLPRSGLHRIYTNEEEGAALATQHLLDLGHRRIGFLGGMEETSTTQVKLKSVRMKLKEQGLTLRKDWVMFHDFSIEGGRALMDRMLEQEDRPTAVLCVNDFTAIGALKSATQHGLKIPEDLSIVGFDDSPLSRAVIPELTTVSQNTNQLGELSVEMLHELICGRNPKKRTVLQPKLVVRDSTGRPKNSAE; encoded by the coding sequence ATGAAGACGATTACCATATATGATATCGCTAAGGAGGCCCAGGTGTCCGTAGCCACAGTCTCCCGTGTCCTCAACAATACAGCTCCGGTCAAGGAGAGCACCCGGGAGATCATCATGGCTGTAATTGAGAAGCACCAGTTTCAGCCGAACGCGCTTGCCCGCAGTCTGCTCAAGAAGGAGACCGGCACGATCGCCATGATTTTGCCTGACATCACCAACCCCTTTTTCCCGGAAGTCTTCTGGGGAGCCGAGAATGTAGCCAGAGAGAAGCATTATACCTTCTTCCTCTGCGATACGGCGGGTGAGCATAGCCGCGAGTCGGAGTACCTTAGCATTCTTCGGGAGAAAAGAGTGGACGGGATTATTTTCCTGGGCGGCAGAATTAACCTGGACCAGTGCCCGCCGGCGTTGTCGCAGGAGGTCGTGGAGCTGTCGAAGCATGTGCCGATCGTGCTGGTCAACGGCAATCTGCCCCGGAGCGGCCTGCACCGTATATATACCAATGAAGAGGAAGGGGCCGCACTGGCTACCCAGCATCTGCTGGACCTGGGGCACCGGAGAATCGGGTTCCTCGGGGGAATGGAGGAGACCTCCACAACCCAAGTGAAGCTGAAGTCGGTGAGGATGAAGCTGAAAGAACAGGGGCTTACGCTGCGCAAGGATTGGGTCATGTTCCACGACTTCTCGATCGAGGGCGGGCGGGCATTGATGGACCGGATGCTGGAGCAGGAGGACCGGCCGACAGCGGTGCTATGTGTGAATGATTTTACTGCTATCGGGGCGTTGAAGTCTGCCACCCAGCATGGGCTGAAGATACCGGAGGATCTGTCGATCGTCGGGTTCGACGATTCGCCCTTGTCCAGAGCGGTTATTCCGGAGCTGACCACGGTTTCGCAGAACACCAACCAGCTGGGGGAGCTGTCTGTAGAGATGCTTCATGAGCTGATCTGCGGCAGGAATCCCAAGAAACGGACGGTGCTCCAGCCAAAGCTGGTGGTACGCGACAGCACGGGACGCCCGAAAAATTCTGCAGAATAG
- a CDS encoding extracellular solute-binding protein translates to MKQLKKKSSAWLMLLTAVVTIVTGCSGGNNAAAPATPAAEATQAPAASETPAAATEAPSATPAANLNGREIRISHWWDATPVGDSEADELARERIKAVEEKYNVKIKYLNTEYWSTAEKLSSSVMASDPFAEIVRLPDGFIWGLMHGGFLTPLDDYLKDSLIDQSVIDSMRFGGDKVYGLESWYSPNDSGVFYNKRIFKEAGLKDPQQLMDEDNWNWNTMLDAAKKLTIDKNGDGKMDQYGLAGAHYVISELLIASNGGKIYDEATQKAVFDSPASMEALNFLHKLYTQDKVFKPNEGNDWEDPAKYFGEGTVAMYPGGLWEIEGRILGKMKDEWGYVYIPKGPQADKYYDPLGQTAAYAIPKGVKDADTIVKIWEDLQPFDSWQENRRLSMENVLPDEASIANAMNDEGKVERVFGGRYGGLGVKDQLDKVTEKFLKGEITPSTGVAQVIGTAQAAAKKVLSGEQDKEKK, encoded by the coding sequence GTGAAACAGTTAAAGAAGAAAAGCTCGGCTTGGCTCATGCTGCTGACAGCCGTAGTTACAATTGTAACCGGTTGCAGCGGCGGGAATAATGCGGCTGCACCGGCAACACCGGCGGCGGAGGCGACTCAGGCTCCGGCAGCCAGTGAAACGCCAGCAGCGGCAACGGAAGCGCCTTCGGCAACACCGGCTGCCAATCTGAACGGGCGGGAGATCCGCATTTCCCACTGGTGGGATGCCACTCCTGTCGGGGATTCAGAGGCAGATGAGCTTGCCCGCGAGCGGATCAAAGCGGTGGAAGAGAAATACAACGTCAAGATTAAATACCTGAATACAGAGTATTGGTCCACCGCCGAGAAGCTGTCCTCTTCCGTTATGGCAAGCGATCCGTTTGCCGAAATTGTCCGGCTGCCGGACGGCTTCATCTGGGGCCTGATGCATGGCGGCTTCCTTACACCGCTGGATGATTATTTGAAGGACTCACTCATCGATCAGAGCGTGATTGATTCCATGCGTTTCGGCGGCGACAAGGTCTATGGCCTGGAGAGCTGGTACAGCCCGAACGACAGCGGCGTGTTCTACAACAAGCGTATTTTCAAGGAAGCAGGCCTGAAGGACCCGCAGCAGCTGATGGATGAGGATAACTGGAACTGGAATACGATGCTTGATGCGGCGAAGAAGCTGACGATTGACAAGAACGGGGACGGGAAGATGGACCAGTACGGTCTGGCCGGAGCCCATTATGTAATCTCAGAGCTATTGATCGCCAGCAACGGCGGCAAAATCTATGACGAAGCTACCCAGAAGGCGGTCTTTGATTCACCGGCATCCATGGAAGCGCTTAACTTCCTTCATAAGCTCTATACCCAGGATAAGGTATTCAAGCCTAACGAGGGCAATGACTGGGAAGATCCGGCTAAGTATTTTGGAGAAGGAACGGTGGCTATGTATCCGGGCGGTCTCTGGGAAATCGAGGGGCGTATTCTCGGCAAGATGAAGGATGAATGGGGATATGTCTATATTCCAAAAGGCCCGCAGGCCGATAAGTACTACGATCCGCTGGGCCAGACAGCAGCCTATGCCATTCCCAAAGGGGTCAAGGATGCGGATACCATCGTGAAGATCTGGGAGGATCTGCAGCCGTTCGACAGCTGGCAGGAGAACCGCAGATTGTCGATGGAGAATGTTTTGCCGGATGAAGCCTCTATCGCCAATGCGATGAATGATGAAGGTAAGGTGGAGCGGGTCTTCGGCGGACGTTACGGCGGTCTTGGCGTTAAGGATCAGCTGGATAAGGTAACTGAGAAATTCCTGAAGGGCGAGATTACACCGTCCACCGGGGTGGCCCAAGTCATTGGAACGGCGCAGGCCGCAGCCAAGAAGGTACTGAGCGGTGAGCAGGATAAAGAGAAGAAATAG